The genomic DNA GCAAAAGAGAAATAGCCAAAGACCTCTGAAAATTGCTTATGGAAAATAACCACTACAAATTTGTTCACACACTCCCCCAGCTGGTTCAAGTTGGACCATGTGTGGGCATGCAgccccttctctcctccaggTGGGAATCATCACAACCGCCCCACCCAGTGTGTGTTGGTGGAGAAAAGCAGAGTCTGTGTGTTAGCAGCCTCCGAGTTCAGCAAACCAGACCAAGTACTTGATGCAGGAGTAATCACCTGAACCTAATTTAGTCTTCCAGTCTGGAGGCAGAGAAAGCTATGGGGAGCTTCAAATACCTGGAAAGGCTTTTCTCATTAACATTTATTCCTGTAATGAATGAGCCATTCTTTTTGCAGGACAGCCCTTCATCCTTTTATGTCCCATGTGTAATTTTACACTATTTTTGTCTGCTGGTGCTGGGAAAGGGTCATTCGCGGGGAAGGCTCTTTAATTTCCCTCTGCCCCAAAGCCTGTTATCTCCCCAAAGAAGTCACTAACATTTATCCCCCTTGGTGCCTCCTGACAGCACTAAGTACAGATTGCACAAGATAGGCATTGCTCACATTTAATGGAATCTCGCTTACTATGTTCACAGTAGATAACACACGTGGTGGAAGGAGGTATTCCAAGAGCGTGGAAGGACCCTGAAGCCATCTCATGGCATGGATGCTATAAAGAAGCTGGGATATGGAGGCGTGTCTGGAATCAGCCTTAGCAGCAACTAGCCCTCAGTGCCCACACTGAAACAGAGAATTCTGGGATGGAGAAATTATGGGGCAAGTCTTATATTCTTATGGTATTGAGAGTGGTCATATCAGGTCACTGAGAAACAGGCAAATCAAAGAGCAAGCAGTACTCACGGGGACTTGGGATAAGGGGCAGAGATTTACTGCAGAGGAGGGAGCGTCCTGGAACTCAGAGAAGTTCCAGGTTCTCAGAAGCTAGAGGAAGATCATGAGGAAGTCCCCTCATTTGCTTGCTGTCAGCCCTACATCTCTCACAGACACAAAGACAAATCACGTGATAGCGAGGCTAATTACTTATTGACCCCGTCAAGAAAGGTGTCATTCATGGTAGACTTCCCCTAGGTATGGCaaagaaagtgagaaatgcaGAGCAAACTTTTGATTCTTGATGAATTGACAAGTCTTCTTAGGCAATCAGGGCAGACCCCGAAGACACGGGGATAATGCCTTCCTGTGTGACAGTGATGGAAACCGGGTCACAGAACTTGTCACAGCAGGACATGGGGACCAGGAAGGGAAGCAGGACATGGGGACCATGAAGGGAAGATGCTGGAGCCCAGGTGCAGAAGCAATCATTCAGCACTAAataagcagagaagaaagagaacacagaaactTATTAAGTGTTCCTTGGACTGACTGGAGGATGGAGAGAAATTCTATTACAGAGAAAAATGGTGAAGAAAGAGATCTCACCCTACCTTCTAATTTACGTTATTTACTAGAATAGGAGGAAGGGTATTGAGTAAGTGaccttttctttttactgttgctAATGCTATCTTAACCTTTCCCCACTGAATCTAGGAAAACCTGAAAGGAAGCAATACAGGATTGTTGGTTTGTTTCTGCCACCTTCAGTATTAGAAGTTTGGGAGAATTTTTGAGAAGTTGAGGAAGAAATGGCAAAAGGCATAGCTaccttttattaaatgcttaacTTTCTGAAATTTGCTAAAGTACTACTACTCTTTTTTCCACTTCAAACTTTGTCTCAGTGATTTTCAGCACATCATGAATTACTGAGCTGTTTTTACCAGCATCACATCCACACAGCAACTCTGTTAGGCAACATCATTGCTTCCTTTTTAATTGCTTAGGTTATTTTCCCAACAGCTCATGGCAGAACTGGGTCCTCAATCCATGTCTTTCAACTCCAAATTTCAAGCTCTCTGCACAAACTTCGTTTATGGTAATATTTGGTTATGAACCCCTAATGCTTTTGGAAGATGCTGGTCCCTGGGCCACCACTCTCCACCAGGGTCAGAGATCACCAACCTGGAGGCTTAGACCAGTGCATTGTCTCGGGCCTGGAGACAGCGATCTGTAGAAGCAGAACAGAACATATTCAGACGCCAACACCAGTTtagtttttagaaagaaattggctaacACTccgagaggccaaggcgggcggattgcttgaggtcaggagttcgaaaccagcctgaacaagagcgagacccagtctctactataaatagaaagaaattaattggccaaatagtatatatagaaaaaattatccgggcatagtggcgcatgcctgtagtcccagctactcgggaggctgaggcagcaggattgcttgagtccaggagtttgaggttgctgtgagctaggctgatgccaaaccattcactctagcctgggcaacaaagcgagtctctgtcaaataaaaaaaaaaaaagaaagaaaaggaaggaaggaaggaaggaaggaaggaaggaaggaaggaaggaaggaaagaaaagaaaagaaaagaaaagaaaagaaaagaaaagaaaagaaaagaaaagaatagaaaagaaaagaaaagaaaagaaaagaaaagaaaagaaaagaaaagaaaagaaaagaaaagaaaagaaaagggatgaTTCTCCAGGTTAGGACACAGGGCATTGATTTAGGGTATTACTTTCCCTTAAATTTCTCCCTTTTGTAACATAGGGATTTAGAAGGAAAAAGCCAAATATCTCAACTTACTAATTCTGGTCAAGTCAATTATGTTTTCCATAACAATTCCATGATCTCTACAATATTCCACAAACTTTTCCTTGAGTTCTGTGCTCACATCTGGTTCTCGGCCTGTGGGAAGAGTGACAATGACTGCCGTGTCTTGTGTATTGGTCACAGAGGTACATGAGGGGACAGGGCTCCAGAGGGATGGGAAATGGACAGCACCAAttggatgctgaggcagaagtcTTACAGGGTGGAGATAGCCTGTCCTGAGTTTGACATCAGTAGGATATCTTTCTGGCATGATGAGAGATTATGTGATCGTCCTATCACTGAGCCTAAGGGTTTACCAAGGGAAAGCATCTGTCTTCTGAAGGGGAGAGATAGTCCAAGGTAAGATTGGGAAGATCACTGAGTATCTAGggttccttctcctcccctctcttctcaCCCCAAGATGAGTGCCAGCATGAAAATACTCTACCATAGAGCTCCATAATTTGGGATTTTCCCTCATTGTTGGAATTCTCAGCATGATAGATAAGGTAGCCAACATAGTCAGTTTCAAGGATGTGAGCTAAAGTGTGCCCATCGTCTGTGGAGGAAACAGAATACAGCTCAGAACTTCTTTGGACCATGGGAAGCAGTTGAAACCCTTTACCTGTTCTTTCCCACAAAACAAATCCAAGTGCATTTCCTGAAAGAGACAGAGAGCCAGGATGTCCAGTGCCTTCCATTTGCATCTCCCTGAGCTTCATGAAATGACTCCAAAGATAGGGTAGATTGACTTCTAATGGTTGGAAAACTTAGCCAAAGCAGCAACTCACACTTTATCATCCTCCCTGATACCTACCCACTCCCCTCAGCATCTCTGTCCGTGATGTGTCTTTGTCCTCTAAGCCCCACTGGAACCACATACCTGATGCTACATCCTGAGTAATGGGTTGTGGCAATGGCCACCAGGCATCATCAGAAACATGGCAGGGATGAGAAGCTGTCCTGCCAGTTTACTTTACTTTACCTGCCAATTGGCTTTTGTTGCAGGAGGTACATACAACCAAACTGCCTTCTTGAGCTGATGGAATTCTGTGTCAAGCATTGGCTTTCACATACAGAGTTCTCCCCAGTTCAGGATATTGGCTATTAGATGGCCCCTGTTATATTACCCAAAGAAGCATTGATCAAGAAGTGATCCTGAAGCTATTGGGGTTTATCAAATTCCTTCCAGCTGGAAGTAGACTTTAGAAAGAATGTTTTTGTATACTTACAGTCAGAACTACATTCACCATCCTTTCCTGTTGAGTCACAAATGAAAGGAACTTCAATGCACTGTCCATTTACGCTGTGAAACAGCATGAGTTAATGCCCAAGAGATATTGGTCAGGCTGGCTCCCTTCCCCTCTACTCTCCCCATAACTTGAGTTTCTGATTCCACCTAAGTTTCAGACATTTTTTTGTTCAGTTACTGGAGAATATTATTTTGCTTGGTTTATCACTCTTGCTACTACCACTACTTGCCACTGTTACTGTTACCACAAGTACTTGTCTAGATCCTGAGCACAGTGTTCATGACCTGGCAGCCTCTCAAGtaagtgctttacaaatgttACCTGAGTTGGTCCTCACAAAAAGACACGAGGGAGAATTGTTATCAACTCCTCCTACCCGCAGGAAAATGGAGGTGGAAAGAGATCAGTtaccttggcaacatagcaagtaAGAGATAGATTCAAATTCAGGTTGTTGATTTCAAATTCTATGCTCTTAACGCATGCTATATTGTTGTGCTGATGTGCCTCTACCTCCTACTTTCTCCACTCT from Microcebus murinus isolate Inina chromosome 12, M.murinus_Inina_mat1.0, whole genome shotgun sequence includes the following:
- the LOC105873716 gene encoding lipocalin Can f 6.0101-like, yielding MKLLLLSLGLALLCSHTEEIADPVTSNFDLSKLSGDWYSIYLASDNKKKIEENGSMRFFLERIYVLEHSSLYFKLHTIVNGQCIEVPFICDSTGKDGECSSDYDGHTLAHILETDYVGYLIYHAENSNNEGKSQIMELYGREPDVSTELKEKFVEYCRDHGIVMENIIDLTRINRCLQARDNALV